GGCTGCTGTGGCCAGGCCAGCACAGCCGGCATATAAGCGGATTCATGAGGCGCTGCAGTGTGGAATCTGGTGATAGTTCCAGTTCAGGGAGGGGACCTGTGCTCTAGATGAGGAAAAGGTTTTCCACAACGGACTATCAATGCGAACAGGGTAACAGATGAAATGTTTCATCCAAGCCTTTGCCAGGCACAGTGCCCAAGCTGCTACCTCCAGAAAGGTATTACCTAGGCAGTGTAGCGGTTCCCTGacctcaaatttctttttctttctttaaaaaaattttttttaagttaatttatttttgaaagagacagagacagtgtgagcaagggaagggcagagagagagagggagagagagaatcccaagcaggctccacacagtcagcacagagcctgatgcaagggctcaaacccacaaaactgtgtgatcatgacctgaactaaaatgcttaactgactgggccacccaggtgcccctcaatgttCTTTTCAAGTAAGTAATGGAGTTTAGACTTTACTCCAAATTTATAGTGATTATTTCCTTAGAGTCCACACTAggcatgcttctctctctctcccttccttctttgctttctcttccttcctgttctctctctctccacttctcttttccttgctctttcttttttgacATAGGTTTCCCTCACTATCCAAAAGTAGAGCATTTCTATGAAACCTCCCATAAACTGAAGTGTTGTAAAGTGAAGAGTATCCCCCACTTTCTGAAAGTTCATGTTGTGCCACTTAGCTTTCATGAAAGATCTATATTAGTATGGTAGTGgcttttttcataaaagtgaaaatcctctttggatttctttcagttagtgaaaacaggtactaatgtaggttGTCTGTAAAAGTGAAGTGCGATAACGTGAGCTTTCAGAAAGTGGGGGGATACCTGTATCCATTTTGGATTGGGGTCTAGCATTTCCATCATCATGGAAGAGGATAGAAAATTAAAGTTGGGCTCATAAACCCTAGGGGCTGCCTATTTGGGGCTCAGCATAGCCCCAGTCGAATGGAAGGCAGCTGAGGAGTTGGCCTGCTGTGTGATGAGCCTGCCATGGTGGTTGGATAGACATGTGGTATTTGGTTTAGGCCCAGGCTTACAGGGACAAACACCTGGGTAGAATGGTTAGGCTCAAttgttctccctcccttcccgggAAAGGCCAGGAAGGAAAAGGCCCCAGTTTAAGGGAGGAGGCATTGTCCTCAGTGGCTAAGCATCATCAGGTAGCCCGGTTTGGCAGGGGGCCAGTAGGGAGCACAGGAATCTCATGGCTGCTATAGCTGGTGGCTGGCTTCCCAAGAATAGCTCATTCAATTCTCATCTTCCCTATCCTGCCTCTGGTACCATCACATCCCTGTTAAATGCCTGATAAGATATTTTCAGACAGTTCAAAGTTCAGTTTGGAGCTACAGGCCTTGAGTTGACCCAgagtcctttctttctccctccccagtcccacctcccctcctacgccctccttcctccttctgtccAGCTCCCAAGGCCCCTGGGCCACCAGAAGTGGAGATAACAAACCTAGGATGTTAAGAGTCAGTTAAGAGTCACTTCATGGCTGTTTGCTCCCAAGAGTTTTTATCTTccaggaacaggaggaggaggctgtTCTCAGGACATCCACTTCCTCTCCTTATGTAACAATAATACTTCATATTTGCATAAATGTTATCTGTTGTAAAATGGTTtcacattaccttttttttttttaaagtttattcacttatttaagtaatctctacacctaacatggggctcgaacccacgaccctgagattgagtCGTGTGCTCTTCtttctgattgagccagccaggcaccccatcacattctctttttcattcagtGCTTACCACAACACTACAGAGTAGTCAGGGTCATGGCAACCCTAATCCTTCATCAAAGAAGCCCACTGGCGGAGTTTGGAGAACTGGGTTGGTGAGCCTCGGAGATGTGAGGGGAGTGGGGTGTCTGGAGAGGGCATGAAAGCACCACACCTTTTCCCACATACCTTGTCCTATGTATCTAAGCTGTTCCTGAGCTGTATATTTTTGTAATGAGTAATCCagttggagagaaaaaaaggcagcCACGCGGGTTCAGAGTGCTTGACCATCTTGCCAGAGCCTAAGTGGTGGATGACAGACTCCAGCCTAAGCACAAGTGAGGTATGGAATAGAAGCAGCAGAGTAACCTGAGTTTGAAAGCAGCTCggaaatgttccatgtgtggGACACTTTGGACAAGAGACTTAATTTATTgagtctcggtttcctcatccataGAAAGGGATGATAAAGCATCCCTCACGGAGCTGTGGTGAGCATTTAATAATGAATGAGGCATGCATAGCATGAGATTTGGTAAGTAGGAGATGTCCACTCAATGTCTAAGCACCCCTTCCAACTGTTCTGGTTCCAAGTGCCAGACTATCCTTTATGCCatgtagtagatactcaataaacatttgatgtATGAATGATAAACTCTCCCTTCCCCAACTCTCCGAAGTGAGAGGATGTTTATTTACAGCTGCAAGCAACAAGGAGTGGCAACAGTGTTTCTTCAGCTGATACAATGGAAAGTCACAGGCCCTGGGGCTGGCTCCTTGTGGATACCCAGCCACAGGCACCAGGTGCTACCTGTGGTttctgcagggagggaggcaagcctTCACTCTAATTCCTGGCTGTCTTTTCCTGCCCAGAGTCCTGAGAGTAACAAAATGGCTTTGGCGAGATCCACCCTGAGGCCACAGTGATTTCCAGACCAAATGGAAATCTTGTTGCTTGGGACAATTCTCTGGGAGCTCCTCCAGCACTGCATGACAATTTTCTGTATGTTGAGAGACCAAAGGTGCTTTAATGGGCATCTGACCCCACACATCAGAGCCCTCACAAGTTGCTCAAACAGCACCCTACCTCCCCCCTCACTTTAACCTGAGCAACTCCAACCTCACCTGCTCTAGCCACCAGTCCTTCAGATAAAATGCAGTTGTAAGGGTCCAGTCCCAATGTTCCAAATTAAAAGTTGAAGACCACTGACTTAACACAACCCTTTCATTATTCACAAAGGTGAATAGGAACTGAGGTGCAAAGGAACAGGTGACCTGTTCAAGGgcatacaattctttttttttttttttttttttaagcaggctccatgcccagtgtggagcccaatgccaggcttaaACTCACATCCtgggattataacctgagctgaaatcaagagtcggatgcttaactaagccacccaggcacccccatacaaTCCTTCAAGGAGCAAACACTCAGACTAGTTTTCTAGTTCATTGCTTTCTGTGGTGGCAGCTAAGATGACTGCCCTGAACTTGAGGCTATAGCAGGGTTTGGTCACCATAGGTATCTCCTGATGCATTCTGGGAGGCTCTCTGCTGATCACCAACCTGAAGTCCCCTTCCTTCTACTTGACCTATAAACCCACTGAGCACTGGGATTTAGCCATCAGTAGCAGAGGATCCTGCTGAAGAGAATTAAAGAAGCCTGCTTCTGTGGCCCCCAAAAGCCTTAGATGCCCTCACCAGCTCACTCTCCTTTTTtgggcctcctctcctcccattcTTGAGGCCACACTCAGCTCCTCTCTCAGcttgccttcttcctttccaaagctCTTCTAGTTTTTCTCCCACCTCTTGActgattccattttttcttctacttaacTGGTTGGAGTACCATAAGCCCAGCACCCTTCTGTGTTCCTCTTGGGCTTGCGGTAAGGTTCAAAGTTCATTATGAACAGAAATGTCTGCAAAAGGGGattgtgtgtgtgaaaaagagaGTTAAATTATGGCAAAAACCGCCATAAAATGgtctaggggggcctgggtggctcagccagttaagcgttggactcttgatattggctcagatcgtgatctcttGGATGCGAGATAGAGCCCTgtgctggcacagagcccgctttggattctcctctctccccccacaccccccactgcccctcccttctctcaaaataaacattaaaaaaatcaataaaatggtcTAAATGTAGTGTGTACTTATGTAAACcatatgaaaatgttttgcaaCCATACCAAAAACGTGGCATCATGAAACTTTTATTATAACTGGTCTGATCTTCAAAGGCTTTCACAACATGGTTCCTGTTATCTTCTACCATGCTCCCCAAGCACCTTTAGCTCAGCCTACAGGTCTACATATCTCTGCTTCTTTGTCTGTCTAGACTGCCAGACTGTTTTGCACACTTCTGATAAAATCTTGCTCTTGCTTCATGGCACAGCTCACTTCCCTTTCCCATTTGGTTTTTCCAAAGTACTTTGTCAATAGCCTACTGTCTAGTGTCCTCAAGTCAGCACTTCATCAAAGACAATTATATCCAGGGAGCTTTGGTTAATTACTATTACTCCTCcttgcatgtgtgcatatgcgCATATACAGATCATCATTCCCTAATTAGACTGAATACTGATTCATTCCCTGGAACAGTGGTTTCCATAAATGACCAATGTGAAGACCAGTGCAAACTGGCTGGTTGTAAAACATTCTCTCTTGAGGAacttcttaaaatgcagattcttggacTGCATGGGAGAAGATCTCATAAATCTTACTGTAGAGTGATATGGAACACAGGTTTAATAAGACAATGATGGGATCATCACTTTAAACAAGCTTCTAGTTGATTTTGATGATACTGATGAATTGCCAGATTGGGAACTGCTGCCCTAGAAAACTTAGCACAGAGCTCTGTACCTAGAACGTGCTTACATGTTGTTAGCTTCATGCCTCTGGACTGCTAATGAACTTGATCATAACATTACTTTTACAGTATTTACCTGTGTTCTGTTTCCCTAAATGAGGAAAGAATATTGAGTACCTAAtatgtgtcagattctgtgcttatTAACATAGATTATCTACTCCTTATAATAATCTTTTGAAGTGAAGTGGTGTTCTCATCGGGCATGAAAAATTTGAGCACCTAAGGAACTTTTTAGTGCACAGCTGTTATAATAGCAGAGCTACAATCtgacttctaatttttttgtttatttattttgagagagagagagcacacatgggggaggggcagagaaagaggaagagagagaatcccaagcaggcttcttgctgataatgtggagcctgatgtgggatttgatcccacaagccatgagatcatgacctgcaccaaaatcaagagtgggacttTCATCTgggttacccaggcacccctacaatctGACTTCTGATTTAAATCCATAACCGTCTGACTTACAGAGGGCATGTACCTATGGCTTGTATCTGGCTTGCAGATAGGCTTTATTTGAACAGTACAatgtctaaaattttttaaaaattgccaacaTTTCTAAATTGGGCATTTTGCATTAATATCtggatttctggtttctctttgggggaaaaaagatatggTAACATTGGAGCCCGCATTCCTGCATGGCAACAATCAAAGGGAGCCTTTAGATGGATGTGTATCCTAGAACCCACCTTAGTCCCTACCAGTCCCCATTCTCATCCATGGCTGAACCCGCTTCTCTCACACTCTGTTCCCAAACCTGGTCCCTACAGGCCTCTGAGTTTGCAATTCTTGGACTCTTATTTACTATCTTGCTTCCCCATTGTTCAGGAAGTTTGGCAAACCTAAAGACatcctatttttatttgctctgtcTTGTATGAGTCTCTGATCATAGGGGTGTATTCTGGATTTTGTGATGTCAATACTAAGGAACCTGCAGATACATCATCAAGGGAACTGGAATCTCTTTTCCCTAAGCTAATATTCTGGCTCTGGCCTAGTAAAATCTTATATACAACCTTTAAAATAGCTGGGGAAATGTGGCAATTCATCAGTTTGCTTCAATTCAGTAATGTCTACATTTGAGAAAGGAGCCCACAGCGAGCAATGCCACCATGTGGTGGAGAGATTTTTATGTAGAAATGCTACCTTCAGTCAGAGAGACTGGAAGGCTGAAGACCTCTctcgatttatttatttatttatttatttatttatttatttatttattttattttaatgttttatttatttttgagacatagagagacagagcatgaacagaggaggggcagagagagagggacacacagaatccgaagcaggctccaggttctgagctgtcagcagagagcccgacgcggggcttgaactcacgaaccatgagatcatgacctgagctgaagttggacgcttaaccgactgagccacccaggcgccccaaagacctCTCTCAATTTAAAGGGCCACTCAGAAActagaaacagagacacagactgGCGCTTTAGGAACTGTGTTTTAGTGTTGATGACTTTCTGGatcctttttctgtttgtctccttAAACAAGCTACCACTGCTGCTGATTCAACATGTTTcatctatacatttttaatgggTATTCCTGTTATTGAGAATGTGAGCAAAGAGCTATTAAATTCTTTTAGTATTAGTATAgcaagagtaaaaacaaaacaaatctttttaCAAAACATGATTGAATCTCATGGGGGTAGGATTTCACATTCAATGAGCACTTACCAAGAAACTTCCAGGCTTTTATATACTTCATTTACTTAAGATAAGGCTGAGAGGTAGGCAgtctatttttaaagataaacaaacagGGACTGAGGGTGAAGAACCCACAGCTCTAAATCTTCAACTCTTCTCAATACTGCCAATTGCTTCCTTGGAGGTCTCCCAGAGAGACAACCAGGGACATCCTTGGTTTCTCAGCATCCCCTAGAAACCCAGGATCATTTCAAGGAATTATTCAATGAGAAGTCTTCCTCTTCACCTCATCTCCTAATCTGCAAGAAAACTATCATTAAGGCCTCCTACATCAATTCTCCATTCACCACCAACTCTGCAGCCCCCGCCTGTCCACACTGCCCAATGCCTTCCAAACAGTTTCCTAACAGGGATGTGAGCAAAGTTTAAATCAATTCAGCTGGCCACTGCAGGTATCTTGTTCTACCTTCAATAGTTTCCATTCTCTCAGAGATGGAGCATCCACTCTATAAGTCAGGTACGTATTATTCGAGTAGGAGAATTAAATAGGGTCACAGAGAGAAAAGGCTGaagaatttgacttttttctttacttgtatAGAGGAAAACCAGCACATAGATGCATCCACAGTATTTAATTTGTTTGGATAATAGTTACAGATAAACAGGTACACTCCATATACAATTACCAATACTTTTTTATACAGTTCATATTTCAGTACATCAACACTATTTTATTTACACTCTATTTATGTACATTAACATCTTTCTAAAGTCAGTGCATTGTCAACAAGTTTTATACAGTAATTTACAAGGTGAATGTAGTTAAtagttaatttaataaattttctgctagtcatgaattaaaaaattaattacaaccAATATAACAAACACAGATCAAACAACATTAGTAGATTGTGCTACCTGCTTAAATAAAACATCTgtaagtaaattatttaaaatcttccaCTTTTTCATGGGACTTGTCCAGGTAGAAATGGACAGATTTTTATATAACTGAAATCATGAAACTTACAAAGCCTGCATTTTGTCtgactttataatattttatcatttaggCCACTCCTTCCTACTTGTAATTACAGTCTTTTTCTGAATAGCGTTTAAACTTACGTAGCCATTTAAGGCAACCTTTCCAAATGCTCTGAGAGCTGAATAATAACCGGCCTCAGATATCAGAACACAAATGCTTAATTACATTGGTACCTACTATCTATGAGGAGGGAAGGTTAATGAAATCTGACAATTAATGAGAATCACTTCCAGGTTCCagattaataaaaaaagactgaaataaaagtgaaatgttcacctcacatatatttaaaaacaacacagggggaaaaaatgctgcctgaaataaataacatttatactTTTGTTCCAGTTTTGAATTatcagaggaaaaaatgaagtaaGCAAGAAACGTAACTTTTGATGACCATTActgtgaaattattaaaaaaagaaagaaaaaaaagacaaactccagaattaaaaaaaaccagacatgcaaaaaaaccaaaagtttACTTCCTAAACCCaccaattaaattaaaaatacacactatCAGTGTTTgggatgtgttttgtttttaaatttaatatggGGGCAAAATACCCCATATTCAAGTTAATTTATAGCCCTTACAGCCATCAAATatgaacaag
The sequence above is drawn from the Lynx canadensis isolate LIC74 chromosome E1, mLynCan4.pri.v2, whole genome shotgun sequence genome and encodes:
- the LOC115500286 gene encoding LOW QUALITY PROTEIN: protein FAM106A-like (The sequence of the model RefSeq protein was modified relative to this genomic sequence to represent the inferred CDS: inserted 1 base in 1 codon; deleted 1 base in 1 codon) — encoded protein: MATLILHQRSPLAEFGELGWLSQHGSCYLLPCSPSTFSSAYRSTYLCFFVCLDCQTVLHTSDKILLLLHGTAHFPFPFGFXQSTLSIAYCLVSSSQHFIKDNYIQGALVNYYYSSLHVCICAYTDHHSLIRLNTDSFPGTVVSINDQCEDQCKLAVVKHSLLRNFLKCRFLDCMGEDLINLTVE